The sequence below is a genomic window from Sphingobacterium sp. ML3W.
GCTTGAAAAACATAAAATAAGAAAATGGGGTTATCACGGTAATCCCATTTTTTAATGAGGTTAAAATGGTAAGAAAAGGTGAATGACCCAAGTGAACACACAGATTAAAAAACAATAGGCTATGACAAATCGATTAGCGGTAACAGAAAAGGCATCGGCACTGATACAGGAATTGGAGAAGAAATACGGGGACCTGATGTTTTATCAAGCTGGAGGGTGCTGTGAGGGTACACAACCCCAGTGCTTTGAAAAGGGAGGGTTCTACCCCAGAATGAATGATGCGATGATTGGGCTAGCAGGAGGTTATGAATTTTGGATAGACCGCGATTTATTTGAATACTGGCAGTTTTCACATTTCACCCTTGATGTGCTCGACGGATTTGGTCCTGGAGGATTTTCTCTAGAGTCGTCTCTGGGGAAAACATTTAAAGTGCACTACAGGCTCTTTACTGAGGAGGAATTAAAAGACCTAACCCCTATAAAACGAATGGAATAACCTGTCAACGTTATTCCATTCCTACATTTACGATAAGCTTGTCTTCGTTATCCCTCGATATCCAATCCCTCTAACACAGGTATCGGTTTTTTATTGTCATCCAATGCGACAAAAGAAAAAACACCCTTCACGGCCAATTCTCTTCCATCTTTGTACATATCTTCCAAAAATATTTCAACTTTTACTTTTAAACTCGTTCTTCCCACGTGTATGACTTCAGCAATGGCTTCAATCATACTACCGGCAGGAATTGCTTTTTCAAAATCAATCTTATCCGAAGAAACTGTCACCAGTGCTTTTCTACAGAAACGTGTCGCACACATAAAAGTTACTTCATCCATAATTGCCATGGCCTTTCCACCAAATAGCGTTGCGTGATGATTTGTTGTAAACGGGAAAACAGTTATAAAATGATGTGTTCTCGACTGTTCAATTCTTTCTTGTAATGTCATTTTTATTTAGTTTCTTCCTTGTTCTACGTCTACTCCAATACCTTTTAGTAACATTGAAGCATTAAATATTTTGCATTCTCCTATTTTCAATTTATAGTCAAAAAGCATCTCTCCATCAATAACTTGAATATCAAAGTGATAATTTTTCACTAATTTCGGATACTCATCTGCTAATGTTGAAAGTTGTAAATCGTGCGTTGCCACCATCCCTCTTCCCTTTTCTGAGATCAGTTTCTTGATAATAGCACGTGAACCCAAGTATTTATCGACCGAGTTTGTTCCCCTCAGCATCTCATCGATTAAGAAAAAGCTATCGGGGCGCTGTGCCACTGTTTCTAAGATAAACTTCATGCGGTCCAGCTCTGCTTTAAAAGTGGACGTGCTTTCGTTCAGATTATCTTTGATACGCATATAAGAAATCAGATGAAAAATTGGAATTTCAAATGAGCTTGCTGGTACTACAGCACCTGCATAAGCCAATACAGCATTGATCCCAAGCGTCCGTAGGAATGTGCTTTTACCAGCCATATTGGAGCCCGTTACTAAAGCGATTTCATGATCTTCATTGGTATACGTATTGGCGATTGCCTTAGCAGTAGGAATGAGCGGATGAAGCAAATCAACAGCTTGAAGTGGAGTATCTAATGCTTCTAAAATAACGGGAGTAGCCCAATCCGGATGGTTACGCTCCCAGGTTCCCAAACTAACCAATGCTTCTACTTCAGCCAACGTATCGAACGATTCTAATATATCAGCTTGATACTTGGCCTTCCAATCCACAATAGCCAACACCTGCTTAAAATCCCACAGGAATATCAAGTTTAAAATAGTACCGACCATCATATTATTACGCGCATCCAGATTATTGATCAGTTTGCCGAGTTTTTTAAATGCCTGCGAAACAGAATCTGATGAGCCTACGATTTTCAACCGCTCTTGCAGTTCTTTATTACGCGTCGCAGTCCATGTTCTATTTTCGACCAGCTCCATACTAGCTGCATAAGAATCCAACAGATTTCCAACTTTATCAATTCTGCTGGAAAAAAAAGAAATTTTACCCCCGTTGACCATAGGCCACAGGATATGTACTAATCCAACTATTACCGGTAAAAATGCTATAGCGGGAATAAAGACGGCTAAAATCACCGTACTTAAAAAGAAAAATGGTGCTATTTTAACATATAGGCGCATAAAAGAATTGCCAAATGCAAAATCGTCGGATTGAAAGTACGTAGCTAAAAAAGATTTAACATCCAGTTTTTGATTCAAATTGGATAAGAGCTTTGCTTGAAAATCTTGGCACCAGTTCATATCTTTCGCCATTTCACTTGCTGCTTCCTGTCGCATCAAAATTTCACTACGCTTGGCATCTTGTAGCAACCAGCTTCCTAAAACAGCAATACTTGATTTTGTTGTTGACCGGTTTAACAGTTCGAACAAAGAGTGCGCTCCTACGATATCCAAATCGGCACTATAAGGATGCTTATTATCTTCCAAGTGAGCACCATTATCATAGATGTTAATCCCCTTGTTTTCTATTTCTATCTCATTCACATTGACAGCAAGCAATGCCTTCTGATAGTCGCTCCGCTTTTCCAACTTACTTTGTCTATTCACCAAGAAGGCAAAGAGAAAGATAAGCGCAAACAATAAAATCAAAACCAGCAGCAGATTTTCCAACTGAAAAGAATAGAATAAAGCAGCACCTCCTAAAAGGATGACCGCTAAACGATAAAAGCTATTCTTATTGATCGCTAACTCTAGTTGTTTTACTTCTTGTTCAATCTTAGCCTTATTGCTAAGGTATAATTCCTGGATTTCATTTTTCATGATATGAATTGGTCTTTTGAAGGTAATGAAGTGATCATGAGCTCATGCGACTTCATTGTGGTTTGCAAACTTGTCAAGCTCAAGATAGCTTTCATGTACTTATAAACTAAAAAAGCTTGGCTTCTACCAAGCTTGGTCCCCTACTAAGGGAACAAATCTAAATGTATCGAGTTCGATTCGATCAAAATCGTTTTCACCAGCGCGAATGATGGTTACCATTTTTTGTTCCTTTTCATCTCCAACGGGAATGACGAATATCCCTCCTATTTTCAATTGTTTCAGCATGATTTCTGGAACAAAGGGAGCCCCAGCAGTAACGATAATTTTATCATATGGTGCATGCTGCTCAATTCCCCTAGAACCATCGCCACAGAAAAAATGAGGTTTGTAACCCATATAGGGCAACACCTGTATCGTTCTATTGTATAGGTTTTCTTGCCGTTCTATTGTGTAGACATCAGCGCCGAGCTCCATCAGAACACAGGTTTGATATCCCGACCCCGTCCCTATCTCTAAAACCTTATCTCCTTTTTTGACATGTAGCAATTCCGATTGGTAGGCAACTGTATATGGCTGTGAAATCGTTTGGCCATCACCTATCGGAAAAGCAATATCTTTATACGATTGATTCCAAAATGTCTCATCAAAGAAAAAATGGCGAGGCACTTTTCCAATCGCATTCAGTACATTTTGGTCACTGATACCCCTTGTCTTCAATAGTTGCACCAATTGCTTACGAGCACCTTTTTCCCTATAATTATCTACAAATTTATACGCCATTATGACTCAAAAATACTATTGTTATTTTACAATTACCACTACAAGAACTTTTTCATAACTAATCTATTAACCTGCAAGCCCTTTCATTTGAAAAGGATAATTTTTGGCTATTTTTGTTTACCATGAACTAAGCTAATAAGGGTCTACATCAATCACAACACGTGCTCCAGCATTTGCTTTATCGGCAATAAAATCGTTCTTTACCAGCTTGATCAAATCTTTTACTTTCACAATACTGATATTATTTCTTTCAATCTTTAACGTAATGGTCTGAATAAAGTAGTTTCGTACTCTTCCTACCAGTGGCGTTTCGGGTCCTAAAACACGTGAACCGAGCTGCTGTCGCAATCCTGATGCAAATTTCTTAGCGCCATCATAACATTTTTGGATATCCATATGCTTGATATCAATTCGGATGACGCGATAAAATGGTGGATAGGCAAAATTCTTACGTTCTTTAACTTCCGTATCAAACATCCCTTGGTAATCATGTGCGACCACCTGCTCCAAAACGCGATGTTTTGGTGTATAGGTCTGAATGATTACCTGCCCACCTGCTTCTCTACGTCCGGCACGTCCGGCCACCTGTAAGAAAAGTGAAAAAGCCCTTTCATATGCTCTGAAGTCAGGAAAATTAATCATCGTATCGGCATTGATAATCCCGATTAAACTAACGCGTCCAAAATCCAATCCTTTTGCCACCATCTGCGTTCCGATCAGGATATCAAACTCATGTTCATCAAATGCACCTATGATTTTATCAAAACCATTCTTACCCTTGGTGGAGTCTAGATCCAAACGTGCAATACGTGCATTAGGCATCAACAACTCCAATTCTTCCTCTACCCGCTCTGTTCCAAAGCCCTTGCTTTCGATATGTGGCATCCCACAAGCAGGACATATTTTAATCGGAGGTTCCACATGGCCACAATAATGACAATGCATCATATTTGAACTTTTATGATACGTCATACTGACATCACAATTGATACATTTAGCTACGAAACCACAGGTATTACATTGAATAATGGTGGTATGACCACGTCGGTTTTGAAACAGTATCACTTGCTCCTTGCGTTCCAAAGCAGCTTCTATTGCCTTCAATAAAGTTCCGGAGAAATAAGAAAACATATTTTCCTTTCTTCCTTCCATTGGAATATCGACAATATGGATATCGGGTAGTTGCGCATTACCAAAACGCTCTAAAAGTTGTACAAATCCATATTTATTTGATTTTGCATTATAAAAACTCTCAATAGAGGGTGTTGCAGAGCCCAATAGAACTTTAGTCTGATGGATATATCCTAAATAGATTGCTGTATCGCGAGCGTGATAACGTGGTGCGGGATCATACTGTTTATAGGAGCTCTCATGTTCCTCATCAACAATAATAATTCCCAGGTCTTGAAATGGTAAAAATATAGAAGAACGTGCTCCAACAATAATCTGGAATTCATTTTTCATCACTTTATGCCATACCTCAGCACGTTCATTATCATTAAACTTAGAATGATAAACGCCCAACTTATCGCCAAAATGCAATTTCAACCGAGCGGTTATCTGTGCCGTCAAGGCAATTTCGGGTAATAGGTATAATGCAGACTTACCCGCTGCTATTGCTTGCTCGATAAGTCTAATATAGAGTTGTGTTTTTCCGGACGCTGTGACTCCGTGCAACAAGGTAACATCTTTGCTTTCGAAACAATGTTGAATCTCTTCATAGACACGCTGCTGATTGGTATTAAACTCAAAATTAGCATCCAATTCTACATCTTCCCCCTGAAAACGACTGACCACTTTCTCCTTTACTAGGAATACACCTTTATCGATTAATGCCGTAACAGCCCCTGAGCCACATCCCGAAGCTTCCATGATCATCTGTCGGGTTATCTCTTCGCCCTTTTTCAACAGTTGCATAAAAGCCAATACGGCATCTTGCTGTTTTGGAGCTCGATTTAATGCATCCAGCAACGTGCGTTTGCCCTCTTCCTCGCGAAATTCTGGAGCAAAGGAGAAAAAAACCTTCGTTTTTGGTTTATACCTTTCTGTTATCTCTTCGGAAATCAACACAATACCCTTATCAAACATCGTTTTCAATATCGGAAATACCGATTTTTGACTTAATAGCTTAACGATATCATTGACTTTCAATTCTCCAGCTACCTCAAGCGCTTCGATAATTAAGTATTCTTTATCCGTCAAAGATGAGCGATCGAAATCGTCGGGAATTGCCGATACGATTTTAGTTTCGCTGGCGAGTTTCAGTGCCGACGGCAGTGCTGCCTGCATAACCTCTCCCAAGGAGCACATATAATAATCAGAGATCCAATCCCACAGCAATAATTGCGCACCATCAACGATAGGTTTCTCATCAATGATATCTAATATATATTTCGCTTCGTAGTGTTTTGGTGCTTCTTTGCTTATTTGCTTGACGATGGCAGAATAGATCTTATTCTTACCAAATTGCACCATAACACGAACACCGACCTGAATCTTATCGTTCCATTCGACAGGAATACGATAAGTATAGGTATTGGCTAAAGCTAAAGGCAAAATAACATCGACAAAAACAGTCGCTCGGTCTGTGAAAAATAAATTTTGAGGCTCTGGCATGTTCATTTCAAGTATCATGTAAAATTACTAAAAATAAGCCCTCGAAAAAACGTTAATTTCTTCGAGGGCTTATTTTCACCGTATAAATAGGGTTATGCTATGATTTATTCTTAAGAGCTGCAACAAATAAGGCTACCCATCCCACAATAAAGGCTACGCCACCCAATGGTGTAATCGGCCCTAATATAGCGGGGTTGCCAAAACCAGTTATTTCCCTTACGCTTAACAAGTATAATGATCCTGAGAAGAAAAGCAATCCAATAATAAAAGCAATGAATGATACCCGAATAGATGCTGTTTTAGCCCGTGAAAAAGTGGATAAAAACAACAAAGAAAGGGTATGATAAAAGTGATACTGGTTGGCTGTTTTCCATGTTTCTATATGTTGCTCACTAATTTTTCCTTCCAAACCGTGTGCTCCAAAAGCGCCTAAAATAACTGCTAGTGTACCAAAAAATGCGGCCACTAGGATAATTTTCTTATTCATTATTTAAAATTATGTCTCTATTTTATTAATGCTGGCTAAATGTATCAAATCTTCCTCACAAAAGCAGAATAATTATTAAATTTATTGTTACAAATGGAGTTCTAACGTTAGATAAGTAGAGTTCTGAATATTTTTTTAGTAGGTTTGTTATTAGATATGAGAAATACGATTATAGTTACTGTTTTACTTTTTATAGCCGTAGTTGCGGCTACGGTCTATTACTTCTCAGACAGCAGCAGCAAACAAGAAAACGCAACAAAAACGCTCCAATATTTACCGGCAGATACTTATTTCATTACAGCCTTCAAGAATAATCAAACGACGGATACCATCTTTCGTAATTTCGAATTATTCGAAGCCATTCAGGGAAAACAGGTTTTTGAAAACCTCAAAACATTAAAACAAGATTTTCTGGGTTCCGAATCGCTAAAGGGAAAGGTGCAAGATACCGAAGTCATTCTTTCCTTTCATCCCAGTAAAACCGGTATCGCGACTTTATTCAGCATCGCATTACAGGAAAAGTTGAACAACACAACCTTAGAAACGATATTTCATGGTATAGATTCAAAGTACAAACAAAACCATGTCGACACCTTGGGTCACCGTATCTATCGTTTCGATAAGGGTATAAAAGACTCCGTGCTGTACTGTACACTTTATGAAAACGTGTTATTTGCAGGTTATGAACCTGCTCTTCTCTATCAAGTATTGGATAAAGCTGTTCCAAAATTAGATGCAAAACAGATTGCGTTTTTCATCAACCATAACAGTAAGAATACACCCCTGAGTCTTTATTTCAATAACAGTCAAATTTCGCCTCTTGCAAAACAAATGATGCGCAGTAAATTTGGTATCTACCTGCAACAAATAGACTCCTTACATGGAAGTACAGCTTGGAATCTAAACTTCAAAAGTGATGCTCTCATCTTTAAAGGGGAAACAAAGCTTGATTTAAATCATCGTACTTATCTTCATCTTTTCGCCAACCAATCGGCTCAGGTACAAACTTTAGCCAATTTTTTACCAAAAAACACGGCATCTTACCTCAACTATAGCCTTTCCGATATCGGTAGTTTTCATCATGCTCTAAATGATTTATTTGTCTACCGCAAGGAAGCTGACAAAATAAAGAGTCAACAACAGTTAATCGAAAAAGAAAGTAAAGTTGTGTTTCAAACAGATATACTTCCGCTGTGGAACGATGAGTTTGCGATAGCTGCATTAGATAACGATGTCCTATTGGGCCTGGTGAGCTTAGCGGACAGTAGCAAATTTATGGAAACAGCTAAAAAGATAAGTTCCAACCAAGGTGATTCTATCTATCAGTTTAATTATTCCAATATCCTATATGCTAGTTTTGGAGATCCATTCAAATCTTTTCAACGTCCATACTTTACCCGAATAGGCAATGTACTGGTCATCGCTAATCAAACAGGGATACTGAGAAAATATCGTCAAACCTATTTTGAAAACCAGCTGATGTCAGGCACTGCCATCTTCAAGAACCACAACGCCATTCATAGCAACCGTGCCAATGTGACATTTTATATCGAACCAAGCACGGCTAAAAATAGCATCATCACTAATTTAAAATCAGAATATGCACAAGATTTTAAAGATCAGGATGACTTTGGTTACCAAAATTACTACTCTGCATCACTTCAATTGAGTGGAAATGAGGGTGGATTTGTATCTGGTTTCTATGCCGTATATAAATCTAAAAACCGCTTAGGAGGCACTCCAGAATGGACCTTTCAGCTCAATTCAAGGTTGATCAACAACCCTTGGGTTTTTGATCAAAGCGAAAACAGTAAGTTTATATTGCTCCAAGAACAAGATCATACCGTCTATGCTTTAAGTCCATCTGGAAAAGAACTTTGGAAAACTTTATTTCAAGGTGAGATTTTGGGACAGCCAATTCAGTTGCAAGACCGTAGTATAATCTTAAATACACGTAGTCGTCTCTATCGATTTTCGCCTGATGGAAAATTGCTACCAGGTTTTTCAATTGGATTAGCTAATAATGCTACTGCAGGATTGACACTGACCAATTTTAATAATGAAAAAAGAATCTATATTCCTTGTTCAAACCAAATTGCTGTTTATGATTTGAATGGTAAAAAAATTGAGGAATGGAAAAACCCTACTTTAGATAGCAGGATACTTTTCGACTTAAAAGCTGCTACGATAGCAAACCAACATTTTATCGTCGCTGGGACGAGTCAGGGTTCGGTTTATTTTTTCAATGAAGGTGGAACTTTAATACATAAGCAAGAGCTCAATGTGAATGGGCAGACGCTGAAAAATCCGATAGGCATTATTACAACTTCGGATAAGAAAAACTCATATATAATCGTTCCTAAGGATAAAGGGGAGTTAATAAAGGTGCCCTTCGAAGGCGAGCCTATCAAACTTAAGGTTGGGGATTGGGGATCGAATTTCAGCTTCAATTTTGAAGATGTGAGTGGTTCTGCAGACAAGGATTATGTTGTGCTCAGTGAGAACAATCTTTCGGTCTACAATCAAAGGGATGCAACAAAATATTTTGAATACAAGTTTGTGGATGATGTGAATAATACCCCCACTTTCTTTAAGGTGACGAATAACAATGACTTAGTGGCTGTTTCTACCAATAATCGCATGATCTATATTTTTAATGAAGACGGACTTGTTCGCGATGGGTTCCCTATAGAGGGTATGTCCAAATTCTATTTTGGACCGATCGATTTTGGTAATAATTCGTCCTATTTAATTAGCTCTAAACGAGATCATAAACTTTATGTTTATAAGTTTTAACAAATTGTAATTCAAAAATTTAAAAACATAAATTAAACTTTTACAAACGTCTCAAATGTTTATAAAAAAATGCAGAAAATATATTTTTTTTATAGTAGGTTTGCAGACTTAATACGGATATGCTGACATCAGAACAACTAAAAACACGATTATCAGAACCTAAAAGAATTGTAATCACGACGCACTTCAAACCAGATGGCGATGCGCTTGGTTCTTCATTAGGTCTATTTTATTGGCTAAAAGCCCATAAACACGATGTAAGTCTTATCGTCCCATCCGATTTCCCTGCCTTTTTAGATTGGCTACCGGGTTTGGAACATGTACGCATCTATACGCGCAATGTGCAAGAGAATCAAAAATTAATTGCTGATGCTGAATTGATTTTCTGCCTTGATTTTAACGGTCTTGGCCGCATTCACGATATGGCTGAACCTATTGAAAAAGCAACAGGTATAAAATGTATGATCGACCATCATCTGGATCCTCAGGGATTTCATGACTATGCTTACTGGGATCCTAAAGCAGCTGCGACAGCACAACTGATCTTTAGATTTATTAAAGATGAGATGCATGACGAACAAAACATCTCTGCTGATATGGCGACCTGTTTATATACGGGTATCATGACCGATACGGGATCATTCCGCTTTCGATCGACGACCTCCGAGATTCACCGCATTATCGCGAGCTTAATTGATTGCGGCGCACAGAATTGGGCGATACACGAATCTATCTACAACAGCTCTTCCGAAGGACGTTTAAAATTCTTAGGCTACTGTCTGCTCAATCGTTTGGAAGTATTCCCGGAGTACAATACGGCGATGATTTATGTGACGCAAGAAGATCTAAAAAGCTTTGAAGTGATAACCGGAGATACAGAGGGCTTAGTGAATTATGCTTTGTCTATTAAAGGAATTCGTTTAGTTGCTTTAATTATTGACAGAACTGAACAAATTAAATTATCTTTGCGCTCGATTGGCGATGTTCCATGCAATGAAATCTGTAAGACATATTTCAATGGAGGAGGTCATCTCAATGCGTCGGGAGGAAATTCGTACGATGATATACAAACAACCATCGCTACATTTAAATCTGCTTTACCAAATTATAAAGAAATATTAACAAAATAAGATAGCAATTAAACTGAAATGAAGAAATCAATTCTATTATTCACAGCAGCAGGACTATTATTAACTGCATGCCAAAATTTTAAAAAGGCTGAGGGAGGCCTAGAATACAAAATCGCTAAGGATGCTGGTGCTGAAAAAGCGGTATCTGGAGATTTATTATCAGTAGATATAGTTGTAAAATCGGATAGAGATTCACTATTAAGCAGCACTTATGATAAAGGCACACCTGAAATCGTACAATTATACCCAGATAGCATCATCAAACAAAATCCTGGAGATCCAACAGGTCTATTCAAGTTGGTAGGTGAAGGTGATAGTTTAGTATTCAAAATCAATTTAGATTCGATGACTGCTAAAACACAACAACCAAAACCAGATTTTGCAGACAAATACATCATCTATACTGTTAAAGTACAAAAGCACTTCAAAAAAGGTAAATTAACAGATCAAGAAATTGGTGATCAAGTAACTAAATATTTTGAAGCTCAGGTTGCGAAATTAAAAGATGCTGAAGCTGGAAAAACTGCAGCATTCTTAAAAAGCAACAAATTAGAGCCGAAGAAAACAGCTTCTGGTTTACAATATGTGGTTACGAAAGAAGGAACGGGTAAAAATGCAGTTGTAGGTGATACGGTTGTTGTTAATTACATTGGTAAATTGACGAATGACAAAGTATTCGATACAAATCAAGCAGATTTAGCGAAAAAACATAAAGTTTTCAATCCACAAAGACCTTACGAAGCATTACGTTTACACTTAGGTGTTGATGGTGTTATCACAGGTTGGACTGAAGCATTCCAATTGTTTAACAAAGGTACTAAAGCAACGTTGGTTATTCCTTCAGCTTTAGCTTATGGTGAGCGTCCAGCAGGAACTATCCCTCCATATTCCCCTTTGGTATTTGAAGTAGAAGTTGTTGACATTATCCCTGGAAAAGCACCAGCTGCTGCACCAGAGCCAATCCCAGCAACAAAACTGACTCCAGCTACTCCAGCAAAAAAGTAACTAAAAAATAAAGCATAAATAAAAAGCGCTTACCGGATATCCGGTAAGCGCTTTTTATTTATGCTAGAATAATCGTCTAATCTTCGCTCGTGATGCAACACATCACAGCTGGACCATTACTTTAATAGCTTGATCAATTCAATATGCTCTTGCATAATGGCATGATCAAATGCCGTATTACCCCTATTATCTTTGAAGCTTTTGATTGCTCCATTTTCCAGTAAGAAAGCGCCTATATCCTTTTGTCCGAATGTAGCTGCATAGATCAATGCGGTAGCTCCATTACTATTTTTTGTGTTAATATCTGCTTGGTTTTCCACCAGTAGTTTAACCATCGGAAGATTACCTTTAAAAGTGGCTCCCATGAGCGCCGTATTGCCATGCTTATCTTGAAAATCGACAGCAGCTCCTTTACTCAGTAAATAAGGGGTTACGTGTTCGCTGTTATTATAAACTGCTAATATGAGTGCACTGAATCCTTTTTCATCTACAGCATCTAAATCTAAATTTGCATCTGCCTGAAATAAACTATCCATCATTGCTACATTGTCAGTTCTTGATGCCAAGAATATATCTTGAGCATTCAGCTGGCTCATGTAAATCAAACAGATCAAAAATAATATAACTTTCTTCATGTCGATAAATATAGGGTAAACTATTTTGCTAATAAAATTTGCATCTCTTTTCTATCCATTTTCACTACATCTGCTAGACGTTTTCCATAATTTTGGTCCGCTTGATAAAAGAATGCTATCATTTTAGCAACAATTACTCTATTTTTCACGGAGCTCAATGCGCCACCCAAGTTATCGATTAAATGATCTTGATCTACCTTACTGAAGGAGCGATAAAGTTCACCTGCTTGTTTGAAATTATTTTCTTTATCAATCTTACTCTGTACTGTGGTTGTTCCTGCTGGAAAAACGGTCTTCGAATATTTAAATTTAGCATGATCGACTACTGCTGGTTGATTGGTAGATGGTTGATAATTGACATCCCCTTTTTGCTCACGGATAGACATGTAGCCGTCTATATTGTAATTCGTAATTTTGTTTTTAGGAGCATTGACAGGAATCTGCTGAAAATTACCGGTCAAACGATAACGTTGTGTATCAGAATATGAAAATAAACGTCCTTGAAGTAATTTATCTTCCGATGGCTCGATACCATATACCAATGTTCCAGGAGAAAAGGCCGCTTGCTCCACTTGTTGAAAATAGTTGGATGGATTTTCATTCAGGGTCATCGTACCTACTTTAACTGATTTTGCGACTTGTTCAGGCCAAACTTTTGTGACATCAATTGGATTAAAGTCCAATGCTTCGAAATCTTCTTTTTTTAACATCTGTACATAGAGGTCCCATTTCGGGAAATTCCCCTTCTCGATTTCATGATATAGATCCAATGTAGCATGCTCTATACTTTGCGCTTGAATCAGGGCTGCTT
It includes:
- a CDS encoding DUF779 domain-containing protein, whose product is MTNRLAVTEKASALIQELEKKYGDLMFYQAGGCCEGTQPQCFEKGGFYPRMNDAMIGLAGGYEFWIDRDLFEYWQFSHFTLDVLDGFGPGGFSLESSLGKTFKVHYRLFTEEELKDLTPIKRME
- a CDS encoding acyl-CoA thioesterase translates to MTLQERIEQSRTHHFITVFPFTTNHHATLFGGKAMAIMDEVTFMCATRFCRKALVTVSSDKIDFEKAIPAGSMIEAIAEVIHVGRTSLKVKVEIFLEDMYKDGRELAVKGVFSFVALDDNKKPIPVLEGLDIEG
- a CDS encoding MutS-related protein; its protein translation is MKNEIQELYLSNKAKIEQEVKQLELAINKNSFYRLAVILLGGAALFYSFQLENLLLVLILLFALIFLFAFLVNRQSKLEKRSDYQKALLAVNVNEIEIENKGINIYDNGAHLEDNKHPYSADLDIVGAHSLFELLNRSTTKSSIAVLGSWLLQDAKRSEILMRQEAASEMAKDMNWCQDFQAKLLSNLNQKLDVKSFLATYFQSDDFAFGNSFMRLYVKIAPFFFLSTVILAVFIPAIAFLPVIVGLVHILWPMVNGGKISFFSSRIDKVGNLLDSYAASMELVENRTWTATRNKELQERLKIVGSSDSVSQAFKKLGKLINNLDARNNMMVGTILNLIFLWDFKQVLAIVDWKAKYQADILESFDTLAEVEALVSLGTWERNHPDWATPVILEALDTPLQAVDLLHPLIPTAKAIANTYTNEDHEIALVTGSNMAGKSTFLRTLGINAVLAYAGAVVPASSFEIPIFHLISYMRIKDNLNESTSTFKAELDRMKFILETVAQRPDSFFLIDEMLRGTNSVDKYLGSRAIIKKLISEKGRGMVATHDLQLSTLADEYPKLVKNYHFDIQVIDGEMLFDYKLKIGECKIFNASMLLKGIGVDVEQGRN
- a CDS encoding protein-L-isoaspartate(D-aspartate) O-methyltransferase, with product MAYKFVDNYREKGARKQLVQLLKTRGISDQNVLNAIGKVPRHFFFDETFWNQSYKDIAFPIGDGQTISQPYTVAYQSELLHVKKGDKVLEIGTGSGYQTCVLMELGADVYTIERQENLYNRTIQVLPYMGYKPHFFCGDGSRGIEQHAPYDKIIVTAGAPFVPEIMLKQLKIGGIFVIPVGDEKEQKMVTIIRAGENDFDRIELDTFRFVPLVGDQAW
- the priA gene encoding primosomal protein N', with product MPEPQNLFFTDRATVFVDVILPLALANTYTYRIPVEWNDKIQVGVRVMVQFGKNKIYSAIVKQISKEAPKHYEAKYILDIIDEKPIVDGAQLLLWDWISDYYMCSLGEVMQAALPSALKLASETKIVSAIPDDFDRSSLTDKEYLIIEALEVAGELKVNDIVKLLSQKSVFPILKTMFDKGIVLISEEITERYKPKTKVFFSFAPEFREEEGKRTLLDALNRAPKQQDAVLAFMQLLKKGEEITRQMIMEASGCGSGAVTALIDKGVFLVKEKVVSRFQGEDVELDANFEFNTNQQRVYEEIQHCFESKDVTLLHGVTASGKTQLYIRLIEQAIAAGKSALYLLPEIALTAQITARLKLHFGDKLGVYHSKFNDNERAEVWHKVMKNEFQIIVGARSSIFLPFQDLGIIIVDEEHESSYKQYDPAPRYHARDTAIYLGYIHQTKVLLGSATPSIESFYNAKSNKYGFVQLLERFGNAQLPDIHIVDIPMEGRKENMFSYFSGTLLKAIEAALERKEQVILFQNRRGHTTIIQCNTCGFVAKCINCDVSMTYHKSSNMMHCHYCGHVEPPIKICPACGMPHIESKGFGTERVEEELELLMPNARIARLDLDSTKGKNGFDKIIGAFDEHEFDILIGTQMVAKGLDFGRVSLIGIINADTMINFPDFRAYERAFSLFLQVAGRAGRREAGGQVIIQTYTPKHRVLEQVVAHDYQGMFDTEVKERKNFAYPPFYRVIRIDIKHMDIQKCYDGAKKFASGLRQQLGSRVLGPETPLVGRVRNYFIQTITLKIERNNISIVKVKDLIKLVKNDFIADKANAGARVVIDVDPY
- a CDS encoding DUF423 domain-containing protein, which encodes MNKKIILVAAFFGTLAVILGAFGAHGLEGKISEQHIETWKTANQYHFYHTLSLLFLSTFSRAKTASIRVSFIAFIIGLLFFSGSLYLLSVREITGFGNPAILGPITPLGGVAFIVGWVALFVAALKNKS